From Brassica rapa cultivar Chiifu-401-42 chromosome A06, CAAS_Brap_v3.01, whole genome shotgun sequence:
AGAGCCGCTCGTGATTGATGGGTGCTGAAGTTTGTCGATCTGTGGTGGTCTCTCGATTGATGGCTGCCTCATTATGCTGATTGATGTTGACATGAAAAGGGCTGGGTGGATGTGGGTGTCTTGCTGCGAACTCCTCGTGGGTCACGATGCAATCGACTTTGTAGGTTTCGTCGATCGATGCTCTGGAAAGCTTGTCGATCGGTTCTGGTTGTGAagtccgtcgatcgatgttcgaAGTCTAATGTCGATCGAAGCGATCCGCCAAAACTCATCGAACTTTCTACTTCAAAATCTCCTTCTTCCAGCCTCTCATGCTTCACCACTTGCcaaaaatcatcatctatgatggcattcacGTGGTGTTTCATTGCATCATCTCATGTCCCCCTTGCTAATGCTTCTTGCCACTTAACAACTTCTCATGTTTGAACAACCTGCATCTCCAGCTTCTTCACATGAGTGCTCAATGTCTCAAACTTTGTGTTCAGATTTTTGTAGAGAGAATCAATCTTCTCATTGAAATCCACCGTCAGGTTCTGCTGTCCTTCAAGGACCCGATCAATCATTGCTAATATATTGCTCTCCTGAGTTTGTGGTGGTGGTTTCTAGTAAGATGAGTTTCCATTACTTATGTTGTTGTTGCTACTGTAGTTTTGGTTGTAGGGTTTCTGGTACTGCGAACTCTGGTTGAATTTACTCATCTATCCATTTCCATAGAAGTTTTTCGTTTCCACTCTGGTTTCCAGACCTCTGGAATCCAGTTCCACTGATGAAGTTCACATCCTCCTCTACTTCTGCTTTATCCTCTGTATCTACAGCATATGCATCCTCTACTAAGCAAACCTTCTTCCTGAGAAGCTTGTGAACACTGTCCAATGTTGCTTTCACCTCGTCCATCTGCTCCTTCTCAAGGATAGCTGCAGATTTCCTTCTCTCAAAATCAGTGTTTTTGATGCTATTGATGGATGCCAAGTTCTCAATAAGTCTCACAACCTCATATGGATTCTTAGTGTTGAAGTTCCCTTCGTTAGACGCATCAAGATCCATCTGATATTGCACTGTGATGCCTCTGAAGAAAGTGCtgagcagctgcacttcattgaatccatggtgtggaCAATCTCTTTGGTAAGACTTGAATCAGATCCAGGAGCTTCTGAATGACTATGTAGGCTCCTGCGTACAACATGTTCCTCATCAAAGAATTTATGCATGAATGtgttcttgatgtcggcccatgATGTAAAAGATCCAGGTGGCAACTGCTTAAGCCAATGTGAAGCCTCTCCAGCAAGTGAGTACTTGAAGAGCTTGCAGAACAGGTAGTCCTCAGGGACTCCATTGACCTTGATAGCAGATATAAGATTCTCGTACCTCTCCAGATGGGTCATAAGATGCTCGTAAGATAACCCATAGTAAGGTGTCTGTCCCACGAGTGTGTAGTACTGCGGCTTCAACTCGAAATCGCCTCTCTGGATAGCTGGAGGACGAATAGCTAATTTGTTGGCATAAAACTGATCTGGACGGTTATAATCAGCCAACGTTCTTGGTCGAGCAGCCTCATCTACAAGGATTACAGTCCCATGAGCATCTATCCTCTGGCCtgctgcattacgcagatggCCTTCATGGTCATGCAGGTCTCCATTCACATCTTGTACAAGAACAAAATTCGCAGCCATTACTCGAGGctcggtatcgatcgatgttcggGATGAAGTATCGATCAATGTCGGATGGAAGATATCGGTCGACGGAAGATTAGCTTCGGTCGATGGTGGTGAGCGAGTGTGGATCAACAAAATTTGTGTCTGGGTCGACGGTGGTTGGCAAGTGTCGATCGACAAACTATtgttgttgtcgatcgatgaggAGCGTCTTCCTTTACGGATCGAACGTTGCACGCTTGCATGATCTGTTGAGAATAGTAGTGGTGTTTCTTTGTTACTTTTGGTATTGCTGGGCATACACttgaaagacaagaaaaaaaatttatgtcagAAAGAGGTTTAAAGAAGTAACCTAGACTAAATCAGACTAGATCCataggcgatcaaagctccccggcaacagcgccaaatttgatctcactcaaattaccctaaggagtgaactACTGTCTCAAATAATAtgttcaattgtagtacttagggatcgaatcaagaaggagctagggaacctaataaatctaatcagagtgattaagctaggttgattatgtttaaatgtaaatagcaAGCTGTGAGCAAAGTAGTTGCTCGGTTGGTTTGTTTGGGTTTTTGACACTTAAATGAAATAGCTAGACTtcgggtttctattcaggtaatcatgattataatcctacagatgcTTAATAGTTGTATTCATGATATAATAGAGCTCAATCAGTTGAGAACAAACCGATCAGCGTTCGCTTTCTAGGTTTGTCTATTGACCAGATCTAATGGTCTCAACAGTAGGTCGGACCAattagaaagtgtcgatcgatgattctaGAAGAATATCGATTGATATACCTTTTGcaccgtcgatcgattattctataAGAATATCGATCAACGCACTCTTAGTCAAGCTTTACGCGCGATTTGAATAGTGCTCACTAGGCTTACTAGATCAGCTTTCGCCTTACTCTAACAATCCTACCTCAACTAGGACGGATTCAGGGTGAAATTTGTACCTACAATGCCTACATCAAAGTTCTAGCTAGCTAAACCAAAAACATGCATTAATGACAATCCTAttgatgaatatcacaactagcaatctatagttggggctaatccctcataacctatttgaacccaAAAACCTAACAgtagaactactcagacatagctaagcaattcatagaAACAATAAGgtataaaaactgcatagataTAGAATAGATAATAATGGaattccaatcacaaatctctttggatcttctctccaactaTACTAAATCCTAGAAAACCTTTTGTTGTGAAAACAAGAGAACAAGAAAACACACTTTGCCTAAAAACATATTGGCAAGctataaatattaggttaacaACTCGTCAGGAgcaatcttgtaatttggtgaagtcTTGGACTCTACGTCGGTTGTAACCAAATGGGTTTATGCGCGCTTCGCTATCAATCGATGTCACAAGacatgcatcgatcgattattttCTCTGAATGTCGACCTCTGGTCTTGCTCGATGGTCAGCTTGGATGTTCAAACAATTGGTCACAGAACCAAATTATTAGGGTTTGCGCCATTAATCAAACAATTTTAGACGCTCTCTACCTatgaaaaaacaaaagtaaagcGCAGCTAGGTCCTAgatgaattatataatttttatgtcgTTACTATTCAAATTTGACAACAGCAAATTAAAATACTCTACCCTAATAACATCCATGTAAGTTTCTAAGAAATTGTGTTTAAGAAATTGTGTTGCCAATTTCTTGTGACTTACCTAGAAATCAAACGGCAAAGCTGGTTGGTTTGCGTCAAATCAAACCCATGATATTTTACACGTGATTTTgacttgtatttttttattataaatacataGAAATTTACAGGAAACTTTCACttgttcttttaaaaataatattcactAGTTCACAGAAAATACTCTTAATAATATCGACACACACTTGTCAAtactgaaaaaaatatttcaagttCAACAATGGAGGCTTCTTGTCTGAATAGAACTTCAAACAAAAATTTGTCttctttgaacaaaaaaaaaaattctcttctAAACAGTTAATTTTTACTTCTGTAATTCTACACAATTATTTTCTTGGTTGGTTACAATCgagtgaacttttttttttttgtcaacttattTTCCATTAAAACCCATAAAGGGTACAATTTGGTTTGGTACAAATTGGTTTGGCTAAACCACAAACAACATAACGATATAACAAAATAGAGATGATAAGTTCGAGTTTTATCAGTTGCGTAAAGAGAATTTAGCAACTAATTTTTGTTTCTGgcttttttgaattaaaaagaaaacttataaaataaaatcagtGAGAGATGTCGTAACATTAACGTCCATCACTTTAAGATATCTCGTCTGTAATAACATTGTTCGTTTAATTTATATTCTCCTAATGACCAcgtgaaaacaaattttaattgttCGTTTAATTTCATTGTATATTACAAATTTCACACAAAAAGAAATTCtaatttaataaacttattGGTGCGTTTACTTTATGTTCGATGAATCATGCATCTTCGGTGGGTGACATGGACCATGGCGTCATATCCATGGGGTAACTTCCCAGCACCCTTAGGAAAGACGTGTACTCCTGAACCTCTGAAAGCGCGTTCTGTGCACGCGTTTCCGCCATGGACGCCTCGAAATCAACGTAGAACATATACTCAAAGTTCTTCGCCGTCCCGAAGCTCCCGTCTCCGACAACCCTGAGAGGGCGGTTGTGGTGCGGCCGCGACTCGATCTTGGTCAAGCTGATGTTTCGGAAAGCGAAGGCGGAGAGGACTTTGAAGAGGACACTGGTTCCTTTGTGTTCTTGAGCCGCAAAGACGATGCTAGTTTTGAAAGGCCTGTCTGTGCGTGGTATAATTGGTTCACGCGCCAACATCAGGAACCGCGTGACGTTTCCCGTGTCGTCTTGTATTCCGTCAGCTAAAATCTGGAGGTTGTAGAGCTCCGCGGCGCGTGtattgagtaatatataagggacttgggccaatccactaatcgccaattagttttaagttggaagtccaagaaacttatcatggtatcagagcgggccCAATACCCTGACCCATTAATCCGGCCCGGACAGTGGCCCGATCATCCCATTAGCTGATGGCCCATAGAAGGCTCAGTTCCGCCGAGATCGCTAGAAAATAAAAGCATGATTTCGGAGGGGGTATGATGGATTCTGcgagattaatggttatacgcaccattatctcgagggagggtattggagagaagatcccacatcaaatatatgaaagggacttgagtaatatataagtgaCTTGgatcaatccactaattgccaattggttttaagttggaagcccaggaaacttatcatggtatcagagcgggccCAATACCCTGACCCATTAATCCGGCCCGGACAGTGGCCCGATCATCCCATTAGCTGATGGCCCATAGAAGGCTCAGTTCCGCCGAGATCGCTAGAAAATAAAGCATGATTTCGGAGGGGGTATGATGGATTCAGcgagattaatggttatacgcaccattatctcgagggagggtattggagagaagatcccacatcgaatatatgaaagggacttgagtaatatataagtgacttgggtcaatccactaattgccaattggttttgagttggaagcccataataaacccaaatttatcatggtatcagagcaggcCCAATACCCTGACCCATTAATCCGGCCCGGACAGTGGCCAGATCATCCCATTAGCTGATGGCCCATAGAAGGCTCAGTTCCGCCGAGATCGCTCGAAAATAAAGCATGATTTCGGAGGGGGTATGATGGATTCTGcgagattaatggttatacgcaccattatctcgagggagggtattgagtaatatataaggaaactttttaagacagttatactcggtcgagcgagtcaattacgacctatatacccggtcgggtagggttaatattaattaggggtttaacttattaggatctgggctctgataccatgataaatttgggtttattatgggcttccaactcaaaaccaattggcaattagtggattgacccaagtcacttatatattactcaagtccctttcatatattcgatgtgggatcttctctccaatagcGTGCGCTCGCCACAGCTGCAGTGTCATGGAGGTTGTTAGCGGCTATATACTCTGCTGCAGCCGCCGTATCGTGGAAGGCCTCACGTGCCGCGCGTGGGGTGAGGTTGTCGAGTGATCGTTCTGTCTGAGCCAGCGCCTGTGGGTGAGATATCACTCGCGAGACGCAGTCTGTTCGGACACCCGGAAGCGCGAGGAGACAATGGTGGACTGGAATCTGAACTTCGCCGACGATGTGGAGACGGTGACGGAGGAGGAGATCGTAATTCCTGTGGATTGAACCACCGAGTGAATTCTCCACGGGAAGAACGGCTCTATCGGCAATCCAAAGCTCCACCGCCTGAAAAGCGACGTCGAATTGGTCGCATGGAATGGCTTCGCAATTTGGATATGCTTTTCCGGCGGCTGCCTCCGAGTAAGCTCCGGGAACTCCTTGATAAGCTACTCGGAGGTTAGACCCATGCAACGGAGCCGGAGATAGATCGGTGATCGTTAACGGTTGAACCTGGGATAGTTTTCCGTTGGTTGTCTCGACGGGAACGAGGCTGAGATCGACGGAGCCGTTCTTGTGACCATTAACGACGGCGATTTTGTCAGCTAAACCACCGGGATCTTCTACAGAAGCAACTTTGCTTGATAAAATGGCGCTTGAGCTTTGCCAATCTGCTCGGCTCACGGAGACGCCGTTGCGGAAGCTGAACGGCATCGACCTGTAACCGCATAGGACATTCACGCGCTTTGACATCCCGTTGGTGGGACGTGCAGTACTAGCCGTCAGATTTGTTGATCGGAACTTGAGATCACACGACGTAGCGGCTTGCATTTTGTTAATGATGGTAAGATGATAATATGAATTTAAGAGTAAACTGACGGCGCATTAACGATATTAAGTTTTGAAGCTTTGAGTTCTTTCGTATGAAAGAGAAGCCCAAGCTGAGAGAGAGTTGAGAAGATGATTGGTGGTCTTATAACATTTAAAACTAATTgaagaaacttttttgtttagaaaaaaaaagtcttgAAGCATTGTTGAGGAAATTCCGTAAAATTCTTCACCTACCACAAGGGCTGTTTAATCGAATTGCACACCTTATCGAATTCCGTAAAATTCCTGAGAATTTTAGGCCCTGAAACCTAATTAAGGACAAGCGCGGAGGTGTGGATAAagttcttgtttcatctcaATATTTGTTCGGGTTATTGTAGTTATGAATTTTACGTTTTGGGTTGATCattgtttttcaagttttttttattgttatagggTTAGAGTATGATGATGAACGGTGTATGCATTGTTCTTCACTTATGAAGGACTAAACTGTGTTAATAATCATGTGATTGATATAGTTCGTGATGTTGCTTGCTGTGTCACTGAGACTTATtatttgtttgtctttttaatttgtttattgtACTATTAAgagtacataaattatattaaggttTTTGAGAGTAccttttgttaaaaaaatacatgtcaACGCATAAATAATCTTTAATTGGCCACTCATAAGCAGTCGAATATATTTCATTGCAGAAGGTCTAGGCTGCATACTTCCATAAACAATGATCACATCTCCGCTTTGTTTTTGATCCATCTGTGGAGACTACAAACACATGTTCTTCTATTTTGGAGCACCAGCAAGCAAATGAGAAGAGACGTTAGCATCTATTCTTTCAAATAGAGACCAAAACATCCCATATTTATCGTGATCCCAATAGCCTGATACTTCCTGAGTAGTGATCATGTGAGATATCTGATCAACATGTTCACGAGTAAAACCAGAATAGTTGTGAACCAATCATCTATGATCAATGCTAAATGCTAAGTTCATCATACCATCTACATATTTGGCCGACGTCGCAGATATTGTTTGCTACTACCTCGGAGAGAATCTGATGAATGATCGAAGGAGGGAGGGAAGCCAAATTCAAGTTCTCCATGTGTCTTCCTAAACTGTAATGAACagagaaaataaaatgattattagTGAGAGATATATAAGTTAATTTATTTGGAGGAGGTGATAAAACCTTTGATTTAGTGATCCTCTAACATACAAAACTTTTCTCCAGAACAGTCGCCTCTTTTGGAGATAATTATGATTACATTTGTCTATATCTTCTGCCTGTAATGTTTAGTCAAGTCACTAAATTTAAACTCCACTCCATTTAATCCTCTCCTTCTCTCCCATTACATATATACAGTTTGCTCTCTCCCACTAACATTTCTTTGCAAAACATAACACATAATTCACCGAAAAGCAAAGAAACGACACATAATCTCTCAGGTTTCTAACAATATGGCACACTACAATATGCTTGCTAATGTTGTGTATAACACTAGCATCACGTCATGGCATTTTAGAGTTAAAATACTCAGGATCCATTCTTTCAGATCCTATGTTTCTGGTTGTGGATCCAATTGGAGTTATATACTAGTGGATGAGGCTGTATCTGTAAAATCATTCTCTTAATTTTCTAATAAAATGCAACAATGCAAACTAAAACTTGATTATGCAGGGAACCAAGATGGAGATGACCGTTTATTCTGGTAGTGCATATAGATTTAGAGACCTAGAGAACCAAGAGGGATACTGGGTTGAAATATTCGGGTAGAAATTGATCATGTCTATCAAGGTTTCAATACAACAAACTCACGATTCAAACTATCGGCTACGCCTGATAATAAATTACACATCATCGATCCTCTGAAAAATCATCATTACATGGAATTCAAATGTATTCATGATATCCCTCATATCAAGAACATAAACTATCCCTTGGGTACTAACGCCaactacaaaaatatatttcagataatatatatgtaagtaACATAAGCGAAAACACCTATCTTGTAGATATAATGGGAGTGGTCTTCAACACGGAAGTCCATTTCGATGACTCTGCAGGACCAAAGATGGTATTTTATATAAGGGACAACATGTAAATAGAAAGTAACATATGATCACGACCAAATTTTTACATTAGTATAATTGACATACAATGTTTTATTCATAATAGCGAGAGTGAGATAAAATGTGTGGCAACTGGCGGTCATGCTAATGCCTTCCAGGATGGGTTTGAAAACATGAGGGGTCGTGGAGAGGTGATTTTGGTCCTCAAGATGTGGAGAATCCGGAGGTTTATAAGTAAGTGTATTATATTATGTGTTTAGTTTTAATTGAATAAAAATTTTCCTaaacttatatatacaaaatattttgatgatgatgataaatgGCTTGAGACCAAAGGTAGATTATCTGACTTCAGGTTCAACCCGTGTTTGCCGGAGGTTGAGGAGTTCAGGCAATCACTACTTAACAGTGACCCTTATGTTCGGAGGCATGGGGGCTATGAGGCCTTTGTAAAACTTGTtgttctctattttttttttgttgtgttttatgtgaatatatttttttacacttaaaataaaactataatgaAATCTAAATCAATATCTTTGTTGGGCAGGATTTTAAATCTTATGAGATTgcattgatttattttttggttcaagGTGTATAATCATATGATATGTTATGAATAATAGTCAATGGCTCAAACATGTATTATAACATTGAACTTAGTGAGACAGAATGATACATAGAGATTGAGAGAGAATTACTACATACTTATACactaaaaataatacatatatatgcaATATATGAATCATGTTAATGCCCCGCACATGCGTGCATGCGGTCTACCTAGTTATCTATATATTTGGCCCAGTACTCAGAACAATTTCTAGAGTTcatgtagttttttttaatttttaattttacaaaatttatccAAAATGATGTTGTTTGATAAATTAATGGATGATTAACACATTTGacggtcaatatatataagagcaTGATTTTGAGAGTTCACCtagtatttaaaatttgttaattttagataatttatccAAAATAACGTTGTTTGATAAATTAACATATGACTAACACCCTTGacggtcaatatatataagagcaCGAATTTGAGAGTATATgtagtatttaaatttttttaacattacaTAATTTATCCAAAATAACACCGTTTGATAAATTAGCAGATGACTAACACCTTTGACGGTCAATATACATAAAAACATGACTTTAAGAGTTCACGtggtatttttaattttttttaaaattttactatgGAATATGCACTAATATAAAGTTTAGGAATGAAAAGACACAACGCTTAAAGttcatgtcatatttttttaaacttttgatTAGTTCAGTATGGCATACCCAGTACTACAAAGTTCTGGAAGCAAAAGACACGACGCGTATACTTCAAGTTAAAATACAGCTTTTTCCTGTACAAATACACACAAGTATTTGCAAAGCCTAAAAGCATTTCTACAAAAGACTCCAAACATATCTTTTCAATGCttgttatttttgttaaatataaaaGTAGACTTCACAAGTCACAATACCCAACTAGAGTTTATCACACAAACCTAACATGGTTTTCTTCattcaaaaaactaaaaagaaagcttaaagaagaattttttttcaaagttcACCGTCCGTGCCCATGGAAAATCGAGTGAGTTACAAATGTAGAGTCGTTGCCTGAGGAAGAAGAGTAAGAGGACGTAGAGAAGGTGTTGGTAGTGTGAGAAGGAAGGAGGAGGTTAGATCCAATAATGAACGGAGCAAAGGACCCAATACCAGGAGAGTTTACGGAGATATCAGGCAGCTTTAGGCTTTCATTCAAGTATTGCACAACTTCTTCCATCGAAGGTCTCATTTCCGCCAAAGCATTCGTGCAAAGcaacccaactttcagtaccaTTTCGACTTCCTCAGATGAGATTTCACCTCTCATTCTAAGATCTCTTGCTCCGAGCAAAGACGCCATTTTCCAGCATTGGCAGACCCACTTAACTAAATACCGTCTTTCCTCTGGCAACGCAGGGTCAACTGGTCTCCTCCCACATGTTAACTCAAGTAAAAAGGCACCAAAGCTATAAACGTCGGTTGCAGTGGAAGCTCTCACTGTAGAAAGCTCCGGGGCCATGTAGCCAATGGTTCCCACAGCGGCAGTTGTAGCTGTGTCTGCCCAATCATCATGGAACCTTGCCATACCAAAGTCTCCTAACCTTCCGTTGAATTCAGCGTCTAACATAACGTTAGAAGCCTTGATATCCCGGTGGAGAACAACTTGGGGAGCTCCTGTATGCATGTAACTGAGAGCTGAAGCTATGTCCTTGATTATTGCAAATCTTCGACGCCATGAGAAGGGCGGTTTATCGTCATGGAATAAGTATTGGTCAAGACTACCATTGGGCATGTATTCAGATACCAGAAATAACTCACCTTTTCTTCTACAGTAGCCAAGAAGTGGGACAATATTCTTGTGTTTTAGATTACCCATGCTCACGATTTCAGCCACAAACTGCTTCATTCCTTCATCCGCGCTGTGGGACACTCTCTTCACAGCTATTTGTCCATTGCAAGGCAGAGTTCCTTTGTACACTTCTCCAAAACCTCCTTTTCCAAGAAGTTCATCCTCGTGAAACCCTTTGGTCGCATTGTACAGAGTTTTATAGGAGAAGCGGTGTGGACCATATTCTTCTTCCCATTCCTCTCTTACTTCAGCGTATTTCCTTCTCCTGTAGACAAAAGCTGCTACAAGAACAACCAAAACTATGACCGCCAGTAATATGAAGAGGAATATTAGCAGCTTCGATGGTCTCTCTGTTCTACATTTATGAGGAGGAACTCGAGGGAGTTTAGTAGCATCCAGGCGCTGCAATGACACACTGTTTCCACTAAAGCTCCATCCTAGTATGTATTGGTAGCTTATCAGTGTCCCTGTGGCTCCAGAGAAcccaataaatatttttctatccGGGAAAATTTCTGAAAGGTTGATAGAGCTTGATAGAAGAGGCTGACTTGGCTTCTGATTCTTAAGAGGTGCCATCGAAACATTAAGCACGTTTCCTCTGTAGTCTACCCAGACTTGAATAGGATCTCCACTCGAAA
This genomic window contains:
- the LOC103873609 gene encoding arogenate dehydratase 4, chloroplastic isoform X2 — its product is MQAATSCDLKFRSTNLTASTARPTNGMSKRVNVLCGYRSMPFSFRNGVSVSRADWQSSSAILSSKVASVEDPGGLADKIAVVNGHKNGSVDLSLVPVETTNGKLSQVQPLTITDLSPAPLHGSNLRVAYQGVPGAYSEAAAGKAYPNCEAIPCDQFDVAFQAVELWIADRAVLPVENSLGGSIHRNYDLLLRHRLHIVGEVQIPVHHCLLALPGVRTDCVSRVISHPQALAQTERSLDNLTPRAAREAFHDTAAAAEYIAANNLHDTAAVASARAAELYNLQILADGIQDDTGNVTRFLMLAREPIIPRTDRPFKTSIVFAAQEHKGTSVLFKVLSAFAFRNISLTKIESRPHHNRPLRVVGDGSFGTAKNFEYMFYVDFEASMAETRAQNALSEVQEYTSFLRVLGSYPMDMTPWSMSPTEDA
- the LOC103873609 gene encoding arogenate dehydratase 4, chloroplastic isoform X1, with translation MQAATSCDLKFRSTNLTASTARPTNGMSKRVNVLCGYRSMPFSFRNGVSVSRADWQSSSAILSSKVASVEDPGGLADKIAVVNGHKNGSVDLSLVPVETTNGKLSQVQPLTITDLSPAPLHGSNLRVAYQGVPGAYSEAAAGKAYPNCEAIPCDQFDVAFQAVELWIADRAVLPVENSLGGSIHRNYDLLLRHRLHIVGEVQIPVHHCLLALPGVRTDCVSRVISHPQALAQTERSLDNLTPRAAREAFHDTAAAAEYIAANNLHDTAAVASARAAELYNLQILADGIQDDTGNVTRFLMLAREPIIPRTDRPFKTSIVFAAQEHKGTSVLFKVLSAFAFRNISLTKIESRPHHNRPLRVVGDGSFGTAKNFEYMFYVDFEASMAETRAQNALSEVQEYTSFLRVLGSYPMDMTPWSMSPTEDA
- the LOC103873608 gene encoding probable L-type lectin-domain containing receptor kinase I.6, whose product is MPHVLPMIWMILCVHLICISSQPETRFIYNGFHQAELYTDGVAKVLPEGQLQLTNGSGQSMGHAFFKKPFEFTAESLSFSTQFVCALVPKPGSGGHGIAFVLSASIDLSHADATQYLGLFNISTQGNSSSHLVAVELDTALSAEFDDKNANHVGINVNSLFSIESAPAAYFSDIKGKNESIELSSGDPIQVWVDYRGNVLNVSMAPLKNQKPSQPLLSSSINLSEIFPDRKIFIGFSGATGTLISYQYILGWSFSGNSVSLQRLDATKLPRVPPHKCRTERPSKLLIFLFILLAVIVLVVLVAAFVYRRRKYAEVREEWEEEYGPHRFSYKTLYNATKGFHEDELLGKGGFGEVYKGTLPCNGQIAVKRVSHSADEGMKQFVAEIVSMGNLKHKNIVPLLGYCRRKGELFLVSEYMPNGSLDQYLFHDDKPPFSWRRRFAIIKDIASALSYMHTGAPQVVLHRDIKASNVMLDAEFNGRLGDFGMARFHDDWADTATTAAVGTIGYMAPELSTVRASTATDVYSFGAFLLELTCGRRPVDPALPEERRYLVKWVCQCWKMASLLGARDLRMRGEISSEEVEMVLKVGLLCTNALAEMRPSMEEVVQYLNESLKLPDISVNSPGIGSFAPFIIGSNLLLPSHTTNTFSTSSYSSSSGNDSTFVTHSIFHGHGR